The genomic interval GAGTTGTTTCCAATCTGCATCAGAAGGAACTCTCCATCCTTCTGGAGCGATATTGTAAGGATTGGCAGGATCTACCACATACCAATTATATAGTGCACCAAACTTCTCCCGAAAACCCGAATCTGCAGTATTATCATACCAACAGTACGCAGCTTCTGCTATGTTAGTCCATTCTTGATCGTTTATAATATGTAGTATAGAGGTTCCATCAGCATATTTTGTTGACCTTAGGTTTTCTACTGTCCATTCTTGGTTACCGATCATTACTGTAGTATAAACATTACCATCAGCATCAACAACGCGTCCCCATTTTGCATATATTATTGTATCAGATGTGATTACGTCGGAAGGAAATACCCATCTGATTGTAAGGTCCTCATCTCTATACCATCCTGCAAACATCGAGTCGGCTTTTGTGGGATCACTCGGTATGTTTAACATTCCACCGTGCTCAATATACTGATTATCAACATATGTCCCCCCCCTGGTATCGAATGTAATGGTGTACTGGTTAATCCTCCATTTTGCATATATCTCTTTGTCTCCTATGCTTCCTTTTATTATGCCATCAACAATTTTTTCACTAAAACGATTGTCAGCATACCAACCTTCAAATGTATAATGTTCCTTTTCAGGATCGTTTAATATGAACGTGTCTTTTACTGTGTATTCTACCGGATTCCCATCATGGATTCCTCCACCTAATTCATACGTAATCGAATAACGCCTCAGTTTCCATTTGGCATAGAGAGTGGTATCCCGAACAATCTCATCCTCATCAAAATCCCACCTGACAGAACTTTCCAAATTCCTGTACCAGCCATCAAAATCATACCCCAATCTCGATGGGTCGGAAGGCCGTGAAACAATACTACCATGATTTACAGAAACTTGTGAGGCCTCTTCACCATTCTGGGCATCAAAGGTCACTGTGTAACTGTTTATACTCCACTTCGCATAAATTTTTACATCTCCGGTCGACCCTGAAACTATCTCCTTTATTTCATTCTCAAACTCCTTCTCTAAAAACCAGCCCTGAAACGAATAACCCGTCCTCGATGGATTCCTCAGGATTATTGTCTCTGATTCTATCGTATATGTTTCAAGATTTTGGCTGTGATTACCCCCTCCATACAATTCATAAGAAATCGAATAATCCCTCACATTCCATTTCGCATAGAGAGTAGTATCTCCAAAAATCTGATTCTCGTTGAAATCCCACCTGACAGAACTTTCCAAATTCCTGTACCAGCCATCAAAATCATACCCTAATCTCGATGGGTTGGAAGGCCGTGAAACAATACTACCATGATTTACAGAAACTTGTGAAACTTCCTCACCATCCTGGGTATCAAAAGTGACAGTATAGCTGTTTATGTCCCACTTTGCATAAACCTTAACTTCACCGCTCGATCCTGAAACGATCTCCGTTACTTCATTTTCAAACACATCCTCCAAAAACCAGCCCTGAAACGAATACCCAGTCCTGGATGGATTGCTCAGGTTTATTGTCTCTGATTCTATTGTATATGATAGAGGATTGAGGCTGTCATTATTCCCTCCATACAATTCATAAGAAATCGAATAATCCCTCACATTCCAGTTCGCATAGAGAGTAGTATCTCCAAAAATCTGATTTTCATTAAAATCCCACTTGACTGAACTTTCCAAATTCCTGTACCAGCCATCAAATTCATATCCCAATCTCGATGGGTCTGAAGGCCGTGGAACAATACCACCATGATTCACAGAAACTTGTGAAGCATCCTCACCATCCCGGGTGTCAAAAGTGATAGTATAGCTGTTTATGCCCCACTTTGCATAAACCTTAACTTCACCGGTCGATCCTGAAACGATCTCCGTTACTTCATTTTCAAACACATCCTCCAAAAACCACCCCTGAAACGAATACCCGGTCCTCGATGCATCCTTCAGAGTTATTGTCTCTCTTTCAATTGTATATGATAGAGGATTGAGGCTGTCATTATTCCCTCCATACAATTCATAAGAAATCGAATAGCTTTTCACATTCCACTTCGCATAGAGAGTAATATCTTCCAATACTTCATCCGACGAGTCCCACCTGTTTTCATGGGTATCATCAATATACCACCCATCAAATTTATACCCATTTTTCACAGGCTCTTCAATTTCACCCATTGAGTTTCCATGCAGTATCACAATAGGCTCTATTTCATTTCCACCTTTAGTATTAAACGTTACTGTTTTATACGGATTTGCAACCACTACCGTCTTGGATGTGTCGGACCTTATTCCCCTGGCATCTTTCACGACAGATTTGATTCTAACAGTATCAATTTCTTCAATGCCAATTCTTAATGTGTCTGAGTTTTTTCCGCTAAGCTGCTTTGTGGAATACAAAGTATCATTTATGATGTATATAACCGAATCCAACTGTGCAGTTTTTACATCTGATTTGAATTCAAAGCGTATTTTTGCACTACTCTCAGCTATTTGCAAAGTATCTGGAACGAAGATTCGCGGTTTTGTGGTTTTGGAAAGGACAGTTTTTAACAATATATCAGACTGATTTCCATTCATGTCTGATATGATAACCGTAATTTCTTTATCTTCAGTTTTCATTGTATCAGCTAAAAACAGAACGTTACCCTTATTTTCCTGGACCTTATCTGGCAATGACCACTTTATTGTATAGGTGCTGTCTATGTCTGTATCTGTTTCCAGCGTGAGCGTGTATTCAGACATATATTCTACCTGGTCAGGTGCAACCAAAGAAAACGGGTTTTTCACCTCCAGTGTACAAATTACGGTATATACTCTGTTATTTGGAGTAACCCCTTTAATGGTAAACTCTCCGACCAAACTGTTTTCACCAGTTCCCTTAACCAAGACTGTAATAAATGTATCTCCCTGAGCCCAGAACACAGATGTATCAATTATCTCTTTCAAAGAGGAATCTGGTTTGATAATAGCGAACTCGTCTTTTCCCGTCAGGATTGGTAGTTCAATCGCCTCAAGATGATAAATAGTGAACCTGTTTTCTTCCAGTGCTAAATGATACTCACCCTCAAAATCCCGATCATAGGGATTTGTTATTTGAAGTTCATCAATGCAGTTCATACCTAAGATCAAAAAAGTAAGCAGCAATATTTTCATCTGTCTTCACTCCTGCTAAAAAACCTGCCATCAATTGTTTTGATATTGCAAACAGCGGTAACGCACCCATGGCGCTTCCGATGTAAGAACGTCGCTGTGATTTCTTATACATTTTTCTGTACTCATCATGGTTTTCCTGCGCATAGTTAACCTGAATCGAAAGATAAATTGACATAGAAAACCATCTTATGAGGCTTTAATGCAGTAAATTATAGGTGATAAACAATAAATTACCGACATTAAGCAGACACTCAAATGTGTGATGAAATGAAGATATGTTCCGACAGAAAAGAATGCAAGATAAGTGATGTTGAAATTACTAACGATACCCTTTCAGCCCGGAGTGGATTGAGTCTTATGTTGCGGTACATTGACAAAACCGGTCTTTTTACAATGATAAAACAAAAATTCGGTCATCTGCGCAAATCCAGCAAGGGAGATTTAATCGGTGAATGTGTCTGTCAATTCATGGCTTTTTGTATGGATGGTACCAAACATTCGATTGCACGGTTCGATGAACTTAAAAAAGATCCGGGTGTATTATTTCCTGATGGTGATAAGCCACTTCCTTATGGAATCGTTTCGTAAAGATATTGCAAGCGATATCCTTCCATATGGTTGTTATCCGGCACGGATTTGTCGTAAGATAATTGATGTTGCGGTAAAGATAATTCATACTGGTCGCCGGGTCATTTTGAAGACAACCCGTGCTGTTTGGAATGCCTTGAGTTTTGATGTGCTATGGAGTCGCTGTAACAATCAACTGGCGATAATCTGAACGAGTAACTGCCGGAACCTGATGTACATAGGGGGAGGTGTATACCTGCTTCCTCTTTCGTCAACTCTATGGTGTTTGATTTCAAATATCCGGAATAAGAAATGTTATCCTTTAGGTATTTCTGTAAGTTTCGCCAAATCATGGACAATTGTATTTTACATTTTTAAATATTTGGACGGATTGCAGGAAAACTGGAGGGTTGTTTTTAACCAATAATCGTACGATTTAGGTAAAAATTGTGAGCAAAATCCAGTTTGAATTGCACTTCACTTCAAATTAATAAATCTGTATATGGAATTATAATGTTTTTCCCACCTGGTTAAACACCCTGGACATCTACATGCACCCATGTTATTGCTAAAAACTCACCAGGCACATTTTACTCACTTGATTCTAAAACGAAAAACTATTACCATGTTCACACATCAATTGTGTATTTATCTCATCTTTTAAAATCGAGAACTTGTTACATTTTTCTTTCCGCCATCAACCTTGATATACCGAGTACTTTCTTCGATACACACACCAAACCAAAGGATCACAAGAGCTATTCATCATTGCCAATTCGATATTTTATGAGTTTCATGAATATCTCCGATCCACCCCAAGCTGTCAGTCCTATTCCTTTTCTAAATTCTTTGAACTGCCATTGTAATTGCTTTTCGTATTCGAGTTCTTTATAAGATCCGGTTGTCATAAGAACAGTATTGGTACTTTCATCCCTTGTATTATAGGTATACCTACCAATGCTTACCCCATCTTCAGGAATGAGCAAACAAAATGGTTCGTATTGGGAACCTTCAATCAAGGATAAGTATACAAGACCTGAATTTTTGATTTTATATAACAATTTACTCTTATGGCCAGCTTCAAAGGTTCTGATCTTTTTTCCCATAAGAACAGAATCTTTTTCAATCAGCTCAACTAATGAGTCTTGGAAAGATGAATTCTCAATTACCTCTCCATCCATCATTTGAACATATTCCCACACGCTGCCAACCACTAAAGGGAAGTAAGTTGAAGTATCTGCAGTTAATTGACCGGTACAGCTCTTCAACAATAAAAACGACATAATTATGACAATTTTCTTTAGCATAATTCCCTCTGCATGTTTGCTCTGAGCCTTTGCTTTCTGCGGTTCCTTGTCCTTACTCCATACGGCAAGTTCAAGATGTCGATATCCGGCAGTCTCCATTTAGTTCCCTTTTGATTCATGCCAGTTCCTCAATTTTCCTGAACTAAACAGAGTGGTCGAATCCTGAATCTTTAAATATTCCCACCACCCATTTGGGTTTAATATTTTTCAGGGCTAAAGAATATTGAACATTTACTCTCAACAACAACATTATTCCCCGCCACACATAGACCCTACCCATTATTCTTATTCGAGATAACGGTAAGCCCTTACAGGTATTTCGAGAATTTAGCTGGGATAATCACCGAAAAAAAAGCCGGCAGAAATATGGTTCAACAGTGCAATACGATTTGACAACTTCTTTAATTATACCAAAGGTTCAAAACAAGCACTATTTCATACCACAAATCGACGTCCATACAAAATGGGTACAGGATGGAGACTCACAATACGTATGTCAATATATTTTTTAAAGAAAGTGTTATGGCCGCATCATAAGACACTTCAGATAAACTCATGTACCACACGAACAGAGCCTACCCCGAAACGGCCACAAATATGAAAAACCGATGTGTAAAGAAGACCCAAATTTCAATCAAGCGACATGCGCATTATACCACGCTGTGATTTTTTTACAAAATCGGTGATAAGCCTGACATGTCCATTGTCCTGAAATTCCCTGTCCAGTTTGGTGAGAGCATCTTCCAGTGATAGCCCTTCACGGAAAAGAATTTTATAGGCAGTTTTTATGTCTCTGAGCTGCTCGGGAGTGAAACCCCTGCGCTCAAGACCAACTTTATTTATACCCGAAATTCTGGTAGGATCAGCACCAACCAGTGCGTAAGGAACCACATCCCTGAAAGGGCGCGCAACCGAAGCCACCATCGCATAATCGCCAATCCTGGTAAACTGATGTATTGGGACAATTCCTCCAATGGTAACATGACTTCCCACCTCAACATGCCCAGCCATAGCCAGACCATTGGAGACAGTAACATCATCACCAAGAATACAATCATGAGCAACATGGCAATAAGCCATAATCCAGCAATCAGAACCTATTCTGGTTTCGCCGTTTGCTTCTGTACCTCTGTTTATAGTGACAAATTCCCGGATAACCGTGTTATCCCCAATAATGGTGTATGTTTTTTCACCACTGAACTTCTTATCCTGAGGTTCAAGACCTATACTTGCACTCTTGAAAATTTTGCAGTTCTTTCCTATGCGGGTACCGGTACCGATCATAACGTGAGGACCAATAGAACAGCCTTCATCAATAATGACATCGTTTTCGATAACTGTATAGGGACCGATTTTCACATCAGCCCCAATCTGTACTCCCGGCTCAATTATAGCAGTAGGATGTATGAGTTGATGTGATTCTGCTCCGGCCTTTCCACATCCTCTGCATCCATGTACTTCACTGATATTACTCATATATTTTCACTTTTCCCTGTAAATCGATTGTAAAACAGGACAAACTATCATCCGAACATAGCCATTCCTTCAGCTTCACAAACAAGTTTATCCTCCACATAACACTTCCCTTCAAACTTACCGGTTCCTCGCCTGAAACGCAGCATTTTAACTTCAATCCTCAACACATCCCCGGGACGTACTATCCCTCTGAATCTGGTTTTATCAACTCCCATAAACAATACCTGTGCATCAGGATTGGGTTCAGCCCCCGGTTTGTAAAGCCCCATCACACCGGCAGCCTGTGCGATAGCTTCAACCTGAAGAACACCAGGCATTATCGGGTTACCAGGGAAATGTCCCTGAAAAAACGGTTCGTTGAAGGAGACATTTTTAACCGCAACTATACTCTTACCAGGATCAATATCCAAAACTTTATCAACCATAAGGAATGGATACCTGTGGGGAAGAATCTTGAGGATATCCTCGTAATCTATTTCGCCTGGTTTTTTTGAAACTGCAGCAGAAGCTTTTTTCTTTATATGCTCCCTTATCTTTTTGGCCATTTCTATGTTCGCAGCATGTCCCGTACGGGCTGCAAGGATATGTGCATTAAGCGGTTTACCCAAAAGATAAAGATCACCAACCAGATCGAGCGCTTTGTGACGACATGGTTCATTGTAGAAACGAAGTTCTGTATTGTTTAAAAACCCGTTCTCCCCAGCTTCAATCGGGCCTTTATAATCGAAAAGCTTGCGCATATAAGCCACATGCTCTTCTGTCAAATCAACATCCTGCACCACAAGTGCACTGTCAAGAGAACCCCCTTTAATCAGATCCAGTTCCCTGAGCTTTTCTATTTCGGAAAGAAAGCAAAATGTCCGTGCAGGAGCAAAATCCTTAACGTAATCGTCAAGGGTAAAAAGAGTGGTGTACTGAGCCCCAAGAGCTGGATAGTTATAATCTATTTCGAGAGTAACCCTGAAGTGATCAAGAGGAAAAACTCCCAAAGCAACATCCCCGTTAACATACATAACAGGCTCATCAATACTGAGATATTCTCTTTTGACGTTCTGCTCAACCAACCCGGCCTCATTCACCAGCTCCACGTAAGGCATGGCACTTCCGTCCATCAAAGGAATTTCCTGAGCATTTATCTCCACCCGACAGTTATCAACGCCAAGTCCGGCGAAACACGACATCACATGCTCAATCGAATAAACCTTTACACCATTGAGCCCAATGGTTGTTCCCCTGGCAAGATCAACAACATTATCTATATCCGCAGGAATTTCCACCTCTTTCTCAAGATCCGTACGCACAAAGCGGATTCCGTAATTTTCCGGAGCAGGATTAAGTGTAACCTTAGCTTCTATACCAGTATGTAAACCGGTCCCTGTCAACGAAACACTTTTTCCTATAGTATGCTGCTGAGCCATATCACATGAAAATCCTTTCTTGTCTGACGATAACCTAAGCAGATTCAGGAGAAATCTTCTCTTTTATCTCTTCTATTTCTTTCTGTAACCTTCTGAAATCTTTTATCAATGATGGAAGCTTGGCCTGAGCAGCTTCAACACGCCGCATTGTCATAAGGTCACGTGCAGGATAGCCTGTTATAGCCGAGCCCGGTTCGGTTCCCTTACTTACACCCGCTTTAGCCCCAATAAAAGTATCATCTCCAACTTCAATATGCCCCACAAACCCTGCCTGACCACCAACAATTACCCTTTTCCCAATGCAGGTACTGCCTGAGATACCGGTCTGAGCAGCAATGG from Chitinispirillum alkaliphilum carries:
- a CDS encoding Acyl-[acyl-carrier-protein]--UDP-N- acetylglucosamine O-acyltransferase codes for the protein MSNISEVHGCRGCGKAGAESHQLIHPTAIIEPGVQIGADVKIGPYTVIENDVIIDEGCSIGPHVMIGTGTRIGKNCKIFKSASIGLEPQDKKFSGEKTYTIIGDNTVIREFVTINRGTEANGETRIGSDCWIMAYCHVAHDCILGDDVTVSNGLAMAGHVEVGSHVTIGGIVPIHQFTRIGDYAMVASVARPFRDVVPYALVGADPTRISGINKVGLERRGFTPEQLRDIKTAYKILFREGLSLEDALTKLDREFQDNGHVRLITDFVKKSQRGIMRMSLD
- a CDS encoding UDP-3-O-[3-hydroxymyristoyl] N-acetylglucosamine deacetylase: MAQQHTIGKSVSLTGTGLHTGIEAKVTLNPAPENYGIRFVRTDLEKEVEIPADIDNVVDLARGTTIGLNGVKVYSIEHVMSCFAGLGVDNCRVEINAQEIPLMDGSAMPYVELVNEAGLVEQNVKREYLSIDEPVMYVNGDVALGVFPLDHFRVTLEIDYNYPALGAQYTTLFTLDDYVKDFAPARTFCFLSEIEKLRELDLIKGGSLDSALVVQDVDLTEEHVAYMRKLFDYKGPIEAGENGFLNNTELRFYNEPCRHKALDLVGDLYLLGKPLNAHILAARTGHAANIEMAKKIREHIKKKASAAVSKKPGEIDYEDILKILPHRYPFLMVDKVLDIDPGKSIVAVKNVSFNEPFFQGHFPGNPIMPGVLQVEAIAQAAGVMGLYKPGAEPNPDAQVLFMGVDKTRFRGIVRPGDVLRIEVKMLRFRRGTGKFEGKCYVEDKLVCEAEGMAMFG
- a CDS encoding cell wall/surface repeat protein; its protein translation is MKILLLTFLILGMNCIDELQITNPYDRDFEGEYHLALEENRFTIYHLEAIELPILTGKDEFAIIKPDSSLKEIIDTSVFWAQGDTFITVLVKGTGENSLVGEFTIKGVTPNNRVYTVICTLEVKNPFSLVAPDQVEYMSEYTLTLETDTDIDSTYTIKWSLPDKVQENKGNVLFLADTMKTEDKEITVIISDMNGNQSDILLKTVLSKTTKPRIFVPDTLQIAESSAKIRFEFKSDVKTAQLDSVIYIINDTLYSTKQLSGKNSDTLRIGIEEIDTVRIKSVVKDARGIRSDTSKTVVVANPYKTVTFNTKGGNEIEPIVILHGNSMGEIEEPVKNGYKFDGWYIDDTHENRWDSSDEVLEDITLYAKWNVKSYSISYELYGGNNDSLNPLSYTIERETITLKDASRTGYSFQGWFLEDVFENEVTEIVSGSTGEVKVYAKWGINSYTITFDTRDGEDASQVSVNHGGIVPRPSDPSRLGYEFDGWYRNLESSVKWDFNENQIFGDTTLYANWNVRDYSISYELYGGNNDSLNPLSYTIESETINLSNPSRTGYSFQGWFLEDVFENEVTEIVSGSSGEVKVYAKWDINSYTVTFDTQDGEEVSQVSVNHGSIVSRPSNPSRLGYDFDGWYRNLESSVRWDFNENQIFGDTTLYAKWNVRDYSISYELYGGGNHSQNLETYTIESETIILRNPSRTGYSFQGWFLEKEFENEIKEIVSGSTGDVKIYAKWSINSYTVTFDAQNGEEASQVSVNHGSIVSRPSDPSRLGYDFDGWYRNLESSVRWDFDEDEIVRDTTLYAKWKLRRYSITYELGGGIHDGNPVEYTVKDTFILNDPEKEHYTFEGWYADNRFSEKIVDGIIKGSIGDKEIYAKWRINQYTITFDTRGGTYVDNQYIEHGGMLNIPSDPTKADSMFAGWYRDEDLTIRWVFPSDVITSDTIIYAKWGRVVDADGNVYTTVMIGNQEWTVENLRSTKYADGTSILHIINDQEWTNIAEAAYCWYDNTADSGFREKFGALYNWYVVDPANPYNIAPEGWRVPSDADWKQLRDYLIANEYNWDRTKENNKIGKALASNGQEWAFHGTNGKVGHYQNYNNRSGFTGLPGGYRDWRNGFYHAMSMTGIWWCASEDRTTVSLHFANEMGLLQGGLMRKSTGYSIRLVRDN